In the genome of Mixta calida, the window CCGGCTGGAAGCGCAACGGGGAAAGTACAGTTTCCTGTAGTATTTCCGAAAGATATTTTTGCAATCCTTGTTACTGATACCGGTGCCGCATGTCTTTCATACGGAACTACTGACCGAAACAACGCAGGATTTACTGTAGCGCGACTTACCAGCACGTCGAATGGTAGCGTCAACGGCTTTTATTTGGCGCTCGGAATATAACGTTACTTCACTGCCATCGACTATAAAAATAAAATCGTCTTGTTGTTTGGTACATGGCACAACAGTAATTCATTAAAACTAAAGAAAAGTGAATTTAGAATATGGCTTTATATTTATTGGAGGATATCTAATGAGTTACTGGTTTAGCCCTGAACACAATGCTTTTTACCCCAAAGCCCTTGAAAATGTATACAAGAGTGCAGGGGCGCTCCCAAGTGATTTAAAAGATGTAAGTGACGATGTTTTTATGAAATATTCCGGGATGCCACCTGCTGGAAAAATACGGGCCCCTGATAATGAAGGCTTTCCATGCTGGGCTGACATGCCTGTTCCTAAATTGTCTGAAGATGAATTAAAAGCACAAGCCAGAAAGTTACGTGATGACTTTATATTATCAACAGATCGGATGTTAGTTGTGGACTATACAATTAATGATATCTCTCTGTCTGATGAACAGCGCGAAGAATTGTTAAAAGTTCGTGCCAGCTTCAAAACCTGGCCTAATGATGATGGATGGCCGAAAATCGCGCTGCCAGAAATCCCTTCATGGATTTTGATTGAGGCAGTTGATAATGGCTATGTGGTTCCTGTATGGCCAATTAATAAAAAGCCCGAAAGGGCTTTTTTTATTAGAACGCTTCTTTTTAATAGCCTATTACAATATAAAAACCAGTAACGCCCTCCGTATTACCAGAAGAAAAAGCTCTAAACTGACTTTTACTCATTATCAGAAAAGATAATATTCCTGCTACTGCTGGCGAGTAGCCAGAATGAGATATGACCATTCTTAAAGCTGCATTGGGGAATGGAACCGTAAAATTATTTACGACTCCTTTATCAGCCCCAGCACCGGCGCAACTGGCATAGCCCCACTGAATAATTAATTTAATCCCGTTTCCGGTTGGTAAACTTATCCATCCATTTTCACCAATTGACACTGTCGCAGCAGGCAGTTTTGCAGCTTCGCCCAAACCAAGATTTTTGAGAAACGCCGCCACGTCAGCGATATCGCTGCCATTCTTCGCAATATCCATTTTCCCGGCCAGCTTGTTCAGCACCGTGGTCGAGAAATTCGGATCATTGCCCAGCGCGTCGGCCAGCTCTTTCAGCGTATCGAGCGTGGCAGGTGCCGCTCCGGCCAGCGCCGAAAGCGCAGCGGTAACAAATGCCGTGGTTGCCAGCTGCGTAGTGTTGTTGCCCGCTGCAGGCGTCGGGGCTTTTGGTGTACCGGTAAAGGTCGGGCTGACCTTTGGCGCATACTGCGAATGCGGATCGGCGGCAGCGAGATGTTTCGCCATCAGGCTGTCCGCGTACTGGCGTACCTCAATCACGTTATCATCCACGTATTTACGCGTTGCCAGCACTACCGACGGGTCAATTTTCAGCGTCACGGCAGCCATGCTGTTCACGATTAAAATCATGCGGATGGTTTGGGTGCGTCCACTGCCTTCCTGTAGCTGCGGCTTGTAGGTTTCGGCACAGTTCGCCACGGCCACCATATCGCCGTCGGCATCAAACAGGCCGATTTCACGTATCCAGAAGCCGCCCTCATTTTCAGGAATGACCTGCTCGGCAATAATCTGGCTGCTGTTCACCGCGTCCACGCTCAGCGAATTTAGCGCGGCGCGGCGCTTTTCATTAACGAGCCTGGTCTGTGAAGCGTCAGGCGTTGGTAACGTGCCGCCGCCGTCACCCACGGCCATTTCGGTAATCTGGATTTTGGTGCCGAGCGCCGCTGCGTTGGCGAGCTTGGCCGCGCCCTGATTCGTCAGCAGGGCATAGAATTTTGTTGTCATGCGTGTACGTCCGTCAGGTCAGTAATATGCACCGCTGCGCCGGTATAACCCGGCCCGCTCACGGTAATGGTTTCAGGTGTGTAAGGGTAAACGGTCAGCTCATCCCCACTGTAGGCTGCTGCTGCAACCGGCAGCGCGCCGGTTGAGTCCAGGTTAATCGACAGCCCGATAAGGTGGCGACTGCAGGGTTTTGCATCCGCTATCAGGCGCTCCAGCTCGGTATACATTTCCTGCGTAATGCCGGTATCCAGCACGCCCACGTCCAGGCGAAACGTGCCGGGTGCCTCACCGGTTTTCCACCACTCAATGATGCGGATCAGATAGCCGAGCGGCTCCACCACGCGACGCAGCGAGCCGATGGTGCCTTTATGCCGGTGAACGTATTCCGACGCGGCGACCACGCTGCGCTTTGTGGCTTCCGGCCAGCTGGCATCCCAGCGGTCAACCGACCAGGCCCAGGCGAGATACGGCAGCAGCTCAACCGGGCAGGTCTGCGCGTTCCACAGTTTGCGCAACGGCACCGGAATGGTTTCTATCTTCGCGCAGGCTTCAGCAGCGGCCACTTCCAGCACCGATGAGCCGGACGGCAGCAGGCGATCACTCATCTGAACCCCGACCGTTATGCGGTAGCCGGTGCAGTAGGCGGCCTGCGTCTTGTCCAGCACCACGTCGGCCGCCGGCTGCGCCAGTTCAACACGCTGCACGCCCTCAACATGCAGCGCGGCATACAGCGCTGACTTGCGAATGTCACGGCCGAGGCGGGCCTGCGCGCTGACAAAGGCAGCGAGCTTTTTCTCGGCAGCGGCGCGCACAGGTTCAGCTTCCGGCCCCGGATAGAGGTACAGCGCCGCCTCAACGGCATAATTTACGATAGCGGCCGACTGCACCGTGACGCGATCGGCCACCGGGCGCACGTTCTCATCGTTCAGCGCGGCATCCACCACGGCCAGCAGGTCGGATGGGGCTTCGCCGTTACCCTCACGCGACAGCACCGTGACGGTGACGCAGGCGGGCGACGGGCTGATGGCCGAGGCATCCGCCACGCGGCCGTCGGCGCTTTTCGCATGATATTCGTAGGCACCGGTCGGCCCGGCCACGCTCAGCCCCTCAAAGGCAGACGCCACGCGCAGCCGGAAATCGTCGTTACTTTCCATCACTGCGGGCGTCGGCGGGATGGTGGTATCGTCGGCCGGGGTAAGTGTCAGGCGGGTAACGCCGTTGTTTGCGCCGAGCTGGTCAAGGTCACCGTCACTGGCGTAGGCCACCATATTTGCCTGCGCCGCTTCATTCACGCGCTGGCGCAGAATGACCTCGCGGTAGGCGTTTTCCTGTAACAGCTTCACAATCGGCTCAGACTCCAGCGCCAGCGTGCGGGCAATGGTCGCCTGCTGCTCAGCCGGGTAAAGCGAAATCAGCGTGGCTTTGCGTTCGGCCAGCAGCGTTTCGTAATCCAGCACCTCAACCACATCGGGCGCAGGCAGCTGGCTCAGGTCAATGGTTGCCATAGTTTCAGCTCACGGGAACGGTTAGTGAAAAATCCTGCGCGGTGTCGGTGCGGCTGCCGGAGATTTCCACCACCATGCCGCCGTCAAACGCAGGTTCGTAGCTGATGGACGTCAGCTTTACGCGCGGCTCCCACTGCAAAATCGCCATATAGCAGGCCGACATAATTTGCAGGCGCAGCGCCGCGTTCTGCGGCTGGTCAATCAGCGCTGACAGCAGCGAGCCATAGCTGCGGCGCATAATCCGGGAGCCGATCGGCGTGGTGAGAATGTCGCGCACTGACTGGCGGATATGTTCAAGGTCTGCCAGCGCCTCGCCGGTGTCGCGGCTCATGCCGCTGTATTGCGCAGTAGTCATAGTGGCGCTCCCGTTGTTCCGCCGCTGTCGCCTTTATGTTGATGCGTATGCAAAATTTTGCCGTTAGAGCTGAACGCGCCACCGCTGTGCTGCACATCGCCTTTCATGGTGCCGCCGCCGGTCAGCTCAAAGGTGGCGGTTTTCAGCGCATGAGTGCATTCAACCAGCGGGCTGTCCAGGGTGATGCTTACCGCCGCCTTAATCAGCGCGGTCTGGATGCCGGTTGCGGTCAGCGCGCCGGTATCCGGCTCGTACTCAATCACGGCACCGTCCGGGAATGACCAGTGCAGGGCGTCAGCTGATGCCGACGGGGCAGGGTTGTTGTCAGAAAACACGCCGGGCAGCACAAAGCCGGTGTCAAGCTCGCCGCCGAGGCAAAGGACAAGCACCTGCTCGCCCACAGACGGCGCACTCCATGAGCGTGAGCGCCCGGCGCGGGCGGTGAGCCAGTGCAGCCAGTCAGTAGTGTTGTTTCCCGTATCTACACGGCAAAGCCCGTCGTCCAGATTGACGGCGGCCACGGTGCCGATGCGGATCAGGTTGCGCAGCAGGCGCAGGATTTCGCTGATTTGTTCGTTCATGGCGTTAGTGTTACGCCGGACGGCTGGAGCGACAATCAATCGTCGCCCGCTGATAAATCACCGGACAGGTTATTCCGCCAGGCGGTTAATGATTTCCATCTCAATTGCGTGCATATCGGCATCGTTCAGGCCGAGCAGCGGGCGCGCTTCATACAACACCTCTTTCACCCTGCGGGCTGGCCGGTCGCGCAGCCCGTAATGATGCACGCGGGCCATGCGCTGCACCTTGCCGGTAAACTCCACCACGGCGTCGTCAGCGCTGGCC includes:
- a CDS encoding gp53-like domain-containing protein: MSAFSSGLSRTGWQKIAGGLILQWGYAPVPAGSATGKVQFPVVFPKDIFAILVTDTGAACLSYGTTDRNNAGFTVARLTSTSNGSVNGFYLALGI
- a CDS encoding tail fiber assembly protein, with the translated sequence MSYWFSPEHNAFYPKALENVYKSAGALPSDLKDVSDDVFMKYSGMPPAGKIRAPDNEGFPCWADMPVPKLSEDELKAQARKLRDDFILSTDRMLVVDYTINDISLSDEQREELLKVRASFKTWPNDDGWPKIALPEIPSWILIEAVDNGYVVPVWPINKKPERAFFIRTLLFNSLLQYKNQ
- a CDS encoding phage tail protein, which encodes MTTKFYALLTNQGAAKLANAAALGTKIQITEMAVGDGGGTLPTPDASQTRLVNEKRRAALNSLSVDAVNSSQIIAEQVIPENEGGFWIREIGLFDADGDMVAVANCAETYKPQLQEGSGRTQTIRMILIVNSMAAVTLKIDPSVVLATRKYVDDNVIEVRQYADSLMAKHLAAADPHSQYAPKVSPTFTGTPKAPTPAAGNNTTQLATTAFVTAALSALAGAAPATLDTLKELADALGNDPNFSTTVLNKLAGKMDIAKNGSDIADVAAFLKNLGLGEAAKLPAATVSIGENGWISLPTGNGIKLIIQWGYASCAGAGADKGVVNNFTVPFPNAALRMVISHSGYSPAVAGILSFLIMSKSQFRAFSSGNTEGVTGFYIVIGY
- a CDS encoding phage tail protein I, giving the protein MSDRLLPSGSSVLEVAAAEACAKIETIPVPLRKLWNAQTCPVELLPYLAWAWSVDRWDASWPEATKRSVVAASEYVHRHKGTIGSLRRVVEPLGYLIRIIEWWKTGEAPGTFRLDVGVLDTGITQEMYTELERLIADAKPCSRHLIGLSINLDSTGALPVAAAAYSGDELTVYPYTPETITVSGPGYTGAAVHITDLTDVHA
- a CDS encoding GPW/gp25 family protein, encoding MTTAQYSGMSRDTGEALADLEHIRQSVRDILTTPIGSRIMRRSYGSLLSALIDQPQNAALRLQIMSACYMAILQWEPRVKLTSISYEPAFDGGMVVEISGSRTDTAQDFSLTVPVS
- a CDS encoding phage baseplate assembly protein V, which translates into the protein MNEQISEILRLLRNLIRIGTVAAVNLDDGLCRVDTGNNTTDWLHWLTARAGRSRSWSAPSVGEQVLVLCLGGELDTGFVLPGVFSDNNPAPSASADALHWSFPDGAVIEYEPDTGALTATGIQTALIKAAVSITLDSPLVECTHALKTATFELTGGGTMKGDVQHSGGAFSSNGKILHTHQHKGDSGGTTGAPL